One Actinomyces respiraculi DNA window includes the following coding sequences:
- a CDS encoding 50S ribosomal protein bL37, with protein sequence MSKRGRKRRSRAKSGANHGKRPNA encoded by the coding sequence ATGAGCAAGCGCGGTCGTAAGCGTCGCAGCCGTGCCAAGTCCGGCGCGAACCACGGCAAGCGCCCCAACGCCTGA